The Salvelinus namaycush isolate Seneca chromosome 5, SaNama_1.0, whole genome shotgun sequence genome segment TTCTTGTTTTCGGGGGGGTTGTAACAGCGTTTTGGCCGAACTCAAAGGTGAGTTGTCGACAAGTGCATTTCACTTGACTTTTACATGTAATTTACTTCGGGGGAAACTGTCTTTAAAAGGCACATTGTCGCACCTTTGAATGAATCCAGGTCTTTGAGATGTATTAAAATAGATTATTGTTGTTTTTGACCCTCTCCCTCAGGGTCATTGGAACCTGGGAGACTTCCTGTGCAGGGTTTCGTCCTATGCCCTCTACGTGAACCTCTACTGCAGCGTGTTCTTCATGACCGCCATGTCCGTCACACGCTTCCTCGCCATCGTGTTCCCCGTGCAGAACCTGCGCCTGGTCTCAGAGCGTCGCGCCCGtctggtgtgtgtctgtatctgggtGTTCATCTGCActgtctcctcccccttcctcatGACTGGTCAGCATCTCGACCCAGCCACCAATAAGACCAAGTGCTTCGAGCCTCCAGAGCGCAAAACAGGGGGCGGGCTTAACAAGCTCATCATGCTCAACTACTTATCATTGGCTGTGGGCTTCGTCCTTCCCTTCCTGGTCATCCTGCTGTGCTACGTCGGGATCATTCGGGCCCTGCTGTCACGGCAACATACTGCACAGCGCCAGAAGGGGGCAGGGTCTAAGGCTATCCGAATGATCGTCATAGTGATGCTGGCGTTCCTGCTGTGCTTCATGCCGTACCACATCCAGCGCTCCGTCCACCTCAGCTTCCTGTCCCAGACTGCCACTTCCTGTTCAGAGCTGGTGTACATGCAGAAGAGTGTGGTGGTGACACTCTGTCTGGCTGCCTCCAACTCCTGCTTCGACCCCCTGCTCTACTTCTTCTCTGGAGAGGGCTTCAGACGACGCCTGTCAAGCTTCAGGTCGACTATCAGGAAACAACCGCAGAGACAGGGGGCACAGCCACCACTGAGGAggggaacaaagagagagagagaacgggtcCTACCCAgcacagcagagacagagagcacaGTCACCACTGGGGAGGGGAACAAGctataggggggagagagaaagagagttcctctgtccagtgttctttttgcccatcttaatcttttcttttcattggccagtctgagatatggctttttatttgcaactctgcctagaagtccagcatcccagagtcgcctcttcactgttgatgttgagactggtgttttgagggtactatttaatgaagctgccagttgaggacttgtgaggcgtctgtttctcaaactagacactctaatgtacttgtccacttgctcagttgtgcaccggggcctcccacttctctttttattctggttagggccagtttgcactgttctgtgaagggagtagtacacagcgttgtacgagatcttcagtttctttgcaatttctcacatggaatagccttcatttctcagaacaagaatagactgacggttttcagaagaaaggtctttgtttctggccatttttagTCTGTAATCGAACAcagaaatgctgatgctccagatactcaactagtctaaagaaggccagttttactacttctttaatcagacaacagttttcagctgtgctaacaattgcaaatgggttttctaatgatcaaattGCCTTTTAAAGTGCTAAacgtggattagctaacacaacgtgccattggaacacaggagtgatggttgctgataatgggcctctgtacgcctatgtagatattccattaaaaaaatcagccgtttccagctacaatagtcatttacaacattaacgtgtctacactgtatttctgatcaatttaatgttattttaatggtcaaaaaatttgcttttatttaaaaaacaaggacatttctaaatgaccccaaacttttgatcaGTGGTGAATACAACTTCTTTACACTCTCTTTGGATAATTCATTCCAATAATTTTAAAGTTAACAGCAGGTATTTTGCATGTAAGTTTAAGTATTTTGATATCTTCACAAATCTACAAAACAGCCGTTTTACATCCTGTAACCTCTGCTTCCAACtcctcaaacacctagatcccctgaacgcatcTCACTCtgcagatcccaatcacctgaattctaatcacctggtcacacacctgtatgtattACACACTTTTTAGTTCTTTGCACCCcgtcactgtgaggtattgtttgttttgtgacacacgtctttcagagctctgtttttcctgtaatttaatcctcccgtgtatgatagtttttgcctgcctcactaacgacgccctttgcctattccctgcctgtaccttAGCCTATTTGATTTCCTCTTATCTACCTATTACCTGATCTCCTGGACGACGTTAccagccttttccctgcctgtactgttgcccttttggaccccctgtgtatgaccttctgcctgcccctggacccagctacctgcctcctcctgtggtcctttgcaataaacacctgctgagccctgcgcttgaaaccaggtctctgtctccctcgtgttcattacatgTATATATCAATAATTTGGCTGTACGTATTTTTAGATATAGGCCTATTGTAAATGTGTATTGTTGCGTCACTATCTATATTTAAGTACAAACAATTTTAAGCTACGTATTATTTTGACAGATCAGCAAAGCAATTGATAAAATAGGACCATGTTTGAAACAAGTGGTAAGCTACAGGTAAGCTACAGGTAAGCTACAGGTAAGCTACAGGTAAGCTACAGGTAAGCTACAGGTAAGCTACAGGTAAGCTACAGGTAAGCTACAGGTAAGCTACAGGTAAGCTACCAGTTCCAGAAATCAGGAATGCAGATCGGCTCTTTATCTGAGCTACTGTGTCCAACACACCACaacctgttgttatgttgttacTTACTGACCCCAGAAATATCTTATTATGATCATTTTTtcaattacatatttttttttaaataaagttttaAGGAAATACAGGCATGCACTGCGTTACAAGACAAAACAGATCAATCAAGCCTGATGGTCTTGTAAGGTTGCTTTCATTTAATACAAAAGAAGCATGAAAAGGTAACGTGATGGGATACTGTCGTACTGTGGTGTGTTTGGCTTGCAGACAGTACAAATGATTGTGTGAGAACCTCTAATAGTATGAATTAGGATGTATGAGGAGGTTTGgatcctaagcaacctgcctacacataGATTGAAGTACAATAGaacaacatagctactgtagtaggtcaaagctgtgtgctggaaaccCTTGGTAGAGAATAGGTGGAATAGGCATTTTGGTGCTCATGGGAATTTCCTATATTTCAGACCAGTGCCTATTCTCACTTAAAATGTCGTTTTCTGTTTTTAATAtatgtacactcagtggccagtgtGTTCGGTTTACTCATCTAGTACTGGGTCGAACCCCCCTTTGCTCCAGAACAACCTGACTTCtttggggcatggattctacaaggtgtggtgttcaaacgttgctcaattggtatcaagggacctaacgcgtgccaaacattccccacaccgttacgccaccagcctgtaccggtGGACACCGGGCTGTACCGGTGGACACCGGGCTGTACCGGTGGACACCAGCCTGTACCGGTGGACACCGGGCAGGATGGGGACATGTACtcatcctgactctgccatcagcaacATGAACTGGGATTCGTGGGACAAGGTGATGTTTTTACACtcctcagttgtccagtgttggtgatggccactggagctgcttcttcttGTTTGTAGCTGATAGGAACCCGGTCGTCTGCTGCAACAGTCCATTCATGCTGAGAtgctgttctgcacaccactgttgaaCTGTGCCGTTGTTTGGCTGTTTCAACCAGCTGTTTTTGCCCACCGGGCTGCTCTGCTGACTCTATGCTtgttttgtttgtcgcaccgttctcggtaaaccctagacactgtctgaAAATCCCAGGAGGACGGCCATTTCTGAGAAACTGGAACCGGAGCGCATCGCACCGACAATCATGCTCAAAAtcgcttaggtcacttgtttttcccattctaatgttcaatcGGACAGTAACGgaatgcctcaatgcctgtctgcctgctttatatagcaagccacgaccacgtgactcactgtctgtaggagcgatgtCATTATCGTGAAAGGTACCAGTACCTGATATCAGTACCTGATAAACTGAGTGTGTATATTGTATAtaatggaggtgtgtgtgtgtgtgtgtgtgtgtgtgtgtgtgtgtgtgtgtgtgtgtgtgtgtgtgtgtgtgtgtgtgtgtgtgtgtgtgtgtgtgtgtgtgtgtgtgtgtgtgtgtgtgtgtgtgtgtgtgttctgatgaGATGTATTTATTATTGTTCAGTGTCTTATACCAGTATGTGAATAAAGGTTCAACTGAATTGTCTGGTAACTATCATATGAATGTTTGGGGACTCCTAGTGGCCAGCGTAGGACACTGCATGTAACAACCACTAACTCATAGTAGTCTACAGTgtacacaccagtcagtcagcatATAGAAGTCTTTAATTCCCTCAGTGGTCAGAGAACACGGTGAGTACAGCAGAATGGGTCGGAGGTCAAAGGTCATGGTGAGGACAGCAGAacgggtcagaggtcagagaacATGGCGAGGACAGAAGAATGGGTCAGAGGTCACGGTGAGGAGAGCAGGTATAGATGGATAGAGGAAGACTACAGCAGGATCATTTGCTCAATCACACACAGCTTAATGTGAGCTCACATTTTTTTAACATGTTTTTTACAAAAGGATAGATTTGGAGtgagataaacttggatttttcggCGGGTACATATGCAGCATGCTACCCTCTACAGCATGGCCTTCGCTTcagatcaaaactccaaacccACAACCTAATTTTGACCACAATTATCAGGAGAGATTACTGCTTCCAAGGTTCTCTTTTTCCAAGCTATACAGAGGGTGCTCTagcaaacaaacagcagagacctGAGGACAGCATCCAACCGGGAACTGAGTGAGTAGTGTTTGGTCTGATGCTATTttgaaagccaagaagaaaaagcAAAATGAAAgtacattacaatgatatattttactCTATGGGGACTGAATGCTGAGGTAAGGCTAGGACAGATACAAATTCAATTAGCACTAAGGTTTGAAGTAAAAGGCCTTTGGGCCCAACAAGTGTCAGGAGTCTTTGAAGCGTCCTCtgaagccccctcctgctgttcagagatcatcactggcattttctacaagaaatctgaCTCCAGAAATAAAAGTTTCTCCCAAGAGGGTGTGACACCTCCTCttgttgcctgctgcactgctgcttggattccacctggcgatctgttcaccgtctgccctggcctgtctcatcctgtctggtacaggtacctccccctctctgttcaccgtctgcccggGCCTGTcttcccctgtctggtacaggtacctccccctctctgttcaccaTCTGCCCTGGCccgtctccccctgtctggtacaggtacccccaccacactcccccctctctgttcaccgtctgccctggcccgtctccccctgtctggtacaggtacccccactacactcacccctctctgttcaccgtctgcccgggcctgtctccccctgtctggtacaggtacccccccccccccctctctgttcaccaTCTGCCcgggcctgtctccccctgtctggtacaggtacccccccTACACTCACCCCTCGATGTTCAccatctgccctggcctgtctccccctgtctggtacctgTACCCCCACTACACCAAActcacccctccccctctctctcccgagCATTCGCTCCCCTCAagcactgttggggcgagtgaccctgcacttacaatggctagccccaagtcgttatatatttttttaaatgattgtgcattttgctatttgcttcatgactcctgcataactctgttgttgtatgtgtcgaactgctttgtttttatcttggccaggtcacagttgtaaatgagaacttgttggcaactagcctacctggttaaataaaggtgaaataaaacatttgaaaatcATTACAAGTGTTAAAACGTGTTCCAGGTAAGATGATTTGAACCGTTTGGCCTTCCGTAGGCAATTAGGATCTCACTAGCGTGCTTGGCTCTGTCCATCTCCTTgcttctgcccactatgactaatGTTTTCTTATTGGAAACGACAGGcagtggtctatcttggtttagatGTACATCTTTGGTTACATCTCTCAACTGCGTTGCTTCCTGTTTCGTCGCTTAAATGTGACATAAATTGAAAAATACGTGACGTTAGTAAGAGACACAACCAGCAAGTTGTTGTACACAAAGAAGTGTTGTTCAAATATTTATCATATTCATTGTAAGCAGTAGTTCCTAGTCAAAAATAACCACATTTCCCTGGATGGAACCGGAGAAAGCTTCGAATGATCTGGAAAGCAGAAGTCATTCGATAGGATTATCGAAACCGTTGTTTAAATGTTGAAAACACATCGTTTTGAAGACAGCAGAGCCTcgccaggtgtgcataatgatgctTTATTGTTTGTTACTGCCAACAAAACATTTGAACTGGTCGTAGTATCGCTAACGATGAGGTACCAGGATGATCGTAATCTTAGGTACCCAGGATGCGGTAAGTTTACCACGGTTCTACTGACCAGCCAGCAACATAACGTTACTTCGCTACAGTACTTTTATTCACAAGAAAAACGGTCATGTAAAGTTAGCCACGGTGGTGAATCTCTTGCTGATGTCACCAGACGTTCACCTTGCAGGCAAACGGCTAGCTAGTGCATTGGATttggttggttagttagttagctaacctAGTTAGCTACATGTCAGTGTTGTTGACCTGGCTACTATTCATTGCCTACCTTGCCACTAGCTTAGTGGTGAAACTATCTTAACCCACCATTTCACTGTATCCCTCTCTCCAGTGTTGTCCTTCACTCTCAGTGAATCCCTGCCCAGCTGTCCTCCCTGACCGTGTCCACAACCATGGCGATCCGGTTTGCGGTGGTTGCCCGTGGCAGTACCGTCCTGGCGAAACATGCGTGGTGTGGCGGTAATTTCCTGGAGGTGACAGAACAGATCCTAGCTAAGATACCATCCGAGAACAACAAGCTCACCTACAGCCATGGCAGGTAGGGTTAACACTCAGACAGCCACACAACCTGGAGATGGATAGTCCTGTTCtacttgtactgtatgtatgttcgtgtGACCGTGAAGATCAAATCAGACTGAGTATCTTGTCTTCTCCTTCAGCTATCTCTTCCACTACATCTGCCATGACAGAATCATTTACCTCTATCACTGATGATGTGAGTATACAGGCTTTAGTCTGCCATGACAGAATCATTTACCTCTGTATCACTGATGATGTGAGTATACAGGCTTTAGTCTGCCATGACAGAATCATTTACCTCTGTATCACTGATGATGTGAGTATACAGGCTTTAGTCTGCCATGACAGAATCATTTACCTCTGTATCACTGATGATGTGAGTATACAGGCTTTAGTCTGCCATGACAGAATCATTTACCTCTGTATCACTGATGATGTGAGTATACAGGCTTTAGTCTGCCATGACAGAATCATTTACCTCTGTATCACTGATGATGTGAGTATACAGGCTTTAGTCTGCCATGACAGAATCATTTACCTCTGTATCACTGATGATGTGAGTATACAGGCTTTAGTCTGCCATGACAGAATCATTTACCTCTGTATCACTGATGATGTGAGTATACAGGCTTTAGTCTGCCATGACAGAATCATTTACCTCTGTATCACTGATGACGTGAGTATACAGGCTTTGGTCATTATTTTTATAGGCGTGAAAgcagagtgaaagcaccgccagcattcaaaagtgaccaaaacatcagccaggaagcataggaactgagaagtggtctgtggtcaccacctgcagaaccactcctttattgggggtgtcttgctaattgcctataatttccatctgtctattccatttgcacaacagcatgtgaaatttattgtcaatcagtgttgcttcctaagtggacagtttgatttcacagaagtgtgattgacttggagttacattgtgttgtttaagtgttccctttatttttttgagcagtgtataagacAGAAACTAAAATAATTTTTCTCCGATATAGGACAGACCCTTTAAAACCTCCTTTTTGATCATTTGTTTGACTttgtttttccatgtatgaatctgttatccaatgtgtttctatgggctaatagcagtaaggaaattcaatgtttcataaaacatgttttatacctaaagggtctaaatgaacccccccccccccccccccccctagagtCCTAAAGGATTAAGGTCTGTCTGTCGGGACTGCAGTGTGTATTGTCTGTCGGGACTGCAGTGTGTATTGTCTGTCGGGACTGCAGTGTGTATTGTCTGTCGGGACTGCAGTGTGTATTGTCTGTCGGGACTGCAGTGTGTATTGTCTGTCGGGACTGCAGTGTGTATTGTCTGTCGGGACTGCAGTGTGTATTGTCTGTCGGGACTGCAGTGTGTATTGTCTGTCGGGACTGCAGTGTGTATTGTCTGTCGGGACTGCAGTgtgtattgtctgtctgtctgtcgggacTGCAGTGTGTATTGTCGGGACTGCAGTgtgtattgtctgtctgtctgctaggacTGCAGTGTGTATTGTCTGTCTGCTAGGACTGCAGTGTGTATTGTCTGTCGGGACTGCAGTgtgtattgtctgtctgtctgtcgggactgcagtgtgtattgtctgtctgtctgtcgggacTGCAGTGTGTATTGTCTGTCGGGACTGCAGTGTGTATTGTCTGTCGGGACTGCAGTGTGTATTGTCTGTCGGGACTGCAGTGTGTATTGTCTGTCGGGACTGCAGTGTGTATTGTCTGTCGGGACTGCAGTGTGTATTGTCTGTCGGGACTGCAGTgtgtattgtctgtctgtctgtcgggacTGCAGTGTGTATTGTCGGGACTGCAGTGTGTATTGTCTGTCTGCTAGGACTGCAGTgtgtattgtctgtctgtctgccgggACTGCAGTGTGTATTGTCTGTCGGGACTGCAGTgtgtattgtctgtctgtctgtcgggacTGCAGTGTGTATTGTCTGTCGGGACTGCAGTGTGTATTGTCTGTCGGGACTGCAGTGTGTATTGTCTGTCGGGACTGCAGTgtgtattgtctgtctgtctgtcgggacTGTAGTGTCTGATTGTGTTAACTGTCTGCTAGGACTTTGAGCGGTCACGTGTGTTCAGCTTCCTGGGAGAGGTGAAGAAGCGTTTCCAGACCACGTATGGTTCCAGAGCTCAGACAGCTCTTCCCTACGCAATGAACTCAGAGTTCTCCTCCACtctgatggctcagatggtgagacacacacacacacacacacacacacacacacacacacacacacacacacacacacacacacacacacactccctgatcAGATGGTGAGTTAGTTATCCTCCACTCTGGCTACTGCGATGATGAGAACCAATCCTGTAATATGTTAGTATGGTAGTGAGTGGTCAGAACAGGCTGTGACACAGGGTTGCCAGGTGTAGCTGACATTTCCAGAATAATGATCAATCAAAACCCGCCCGCAAGGTCCAATTAACACAAGTCACATTGATAATGCTGCTCTCATCTCACTCAGGTGACTGGGCTGTCTGCTGCACCaccccccctgcctctctctctccctccctgcccccttccctccctgtccccttccctgcCCTTCTCCCtcctatgagactcaaaattgagctcaggtgcatcctgtttccattgatcatccttgagatgtttctacaacttgattggagtccacctgtggtcaattcaattgattggacatgatttggaaaggcatggtctatataatgtttcacagttgacagtgcatgtcagagcaaaatgaattgtccgtagagctccgagacaggattgtgtcaaggcacagatctggggaagggtaccaaaacatttttgcagcattgaaggtccccaagaacacagtggcctccatcattcttaaatggaagaaatgtggaaccaccaagactcttcctagagctggccgtctggccaaactgagtaatcgggggagaagggtcagggaggtggtcagggaggtgaccaagaacccgatggtcactctgacagagctccagagttcctctgtggagatgggagaaccttccagaaggacatccatctctgcagcactccaccaatcaattAAATATAGGACACATCACGTtaagagagacaacataacactacataaagagaaacctaagacaacagcatggcagcaacacaacatggtacaaacattattgggcacagacaacagcacaaaggacaagaaggtagagaaCAATACATCATAACAATACATCACGctaagcagccacaactgtcagtaagagtgtccatgattgagtctgaatgaagagattgagataaaactgtccagtttgagtgtttgttgcagctcgttccagtcgctagctgcaccgaactgaaaagaggagcgacccagggatgtgtgtgctttggggacctttaacagaatgtgactggcagaacgggtgttgtatgtggaggatgagggctgcagtagatatctcagataggggggagtgaggcctaagagggttttataaattagGATCAACCAGTGGGTATACAGAGATgtccagtttacagaggagtgcagtgatgtgtcctataaggagtattggttgcaaatctgatggccgaatggtaaagaacatctagccgctcgagagcacccttacctgccaatctataaattatgttTCCGTAATTTATATGGGTAGGATGGtcttctgaatcagggttagtttggcagctgtggtgaaagaggagcgattacgatagaggaaaccaagtctagatttaactttagcctgcagctttgatatgtgctgagagaaggacagtgtaccgtctagccatactcccaagtacttgaaTGAGGTGAacacctcaagctctaaaccctcagaggtagtaatcacacaggtggggagaggggcattcttcttaccaaacctcattacctttgttttggaggtgttcagaacaaggttaagggcagagaaagcttgttggacactaagaaagctttgtagAGCagttaacacaaaatccggggaggggccagctgagtataagactgtatcatctacatataaatggatgagagagcttcttactgcctgagctatgttgatgTAAatttgagaagagtgtggggcctaggattgagccttggggtactccctttgtgacaggcagtggctgactggaataaggctgtaacgtaacaaaatgtggaaaaagtcaaggggtctgaatccttcccgaatgcactgtgaAGCACTTTAAAACAAAGGTTTTAAATGTGTAAGTGTCTTAGACATATATAACGTATAGCTAATTgtttataaaacatataaaaCACTAAAGTGCTGTTACACCACAACAAACTTTCTGCTTTCTTCTTCCTGCTTGCTTATTTCACTCTCATCTAAACATTTGGTCTGTTAAAAATGTAAGTGAACTCGCATGTCATCTGACATAATCCCAGGCAATTTTGTTGGCTTTACATTAGCGATGAGCTATTTTTACATGGTTTTAGGTACATTATAAGCACTACTGAACAAAGAGCCGTTTAGGAGCCGTTTAGGAGCCGTTTAGGAGCCGTTTAGGAGCCGTTTAGGAGCCGTTTAGGAGCCGTTTAGGAGCCAGCTCACTGAACAGACTCAGAATGCCCATCGCTAATAGCAGGGGAGATTAGGAACACACATCCGTCTTAAAGGGCCAGAGCAGGGGTCTTACAGCGACGGGGCTGAACGGATTATGGCTGTGGGGAAGCTGGAGGAAGGGTTAGGGGATAAAAGACTGGACTGAAAGGAGGTTGAGTAAGGCAGGAGGGGCTCGTAAGGGGAACATGACAACTCTGCCTCTGGGGGAACTCTGAGCACACACTCCATCTGTGTGTTAGTGAGGGCTGTCTGTTTGTTAGTGAGGACTGTCTGTGTGTTAGTGAGGACTGTCTGTGTGTTAGTGAGGGCTGTCTGTTTTAGTGAGGACTGTCTGTGTGTTAGTGAGGACTGTCTGTGTGTTAGTGAGGACTGTCTGTGTGTTAGTGAGGACTGTCTGTGTGTTAGTGAGGACTGTCTGTGTGTTAGTGAGGACTGTGTGTATTTTGTTTACCTTCAGTCACATGAACACCATACCACTgatcctctccttctctgtgtctctctctctctctccttctgtgtctccctctccccctctctctctccttctctctctctctccccccctctctccttctctgtgtctctctctctctgtctcctctccttctctctctctctccccccctctctccttctgtctctctctccttctgtgtctccctctccccctctctctctctctctctccttctctctctgtctctctctccttctctgtctctctctccttctctgtgtctctctctctctgtctcctctccctctctctccccccctctctccttctctgtctctctctctccttctgtgtctccctctctctctctcccccctctctctctccttctctctctctctctccccccccctctctccttctctgtctctctctctccttctgtgtctccctctctctctccccctctctctctccccctctctctccttctctctctctctccccctctctctccttctctctctctctccccctctctctccttctctctctctctcccccctctctccttctctctctctctccccccctctctccttctctctctctctcccccctctctccttctctctctctctccccccctctctccttctctctctctctccccccctctctccttctctctctctctcccccctctctcttctctctctctctccccccctctctcctctctctctctccccctctctctctccttctctctctctccccctctctctctccttctctctctctctccccctctctccttctctctctctctccccccctctccccttctctctctctctccccctctctctctccttctctctctctctccccctctctctctccttctctctctctctccccctctctctctccttctctctctctctcccctctctctctccttctctctctctctccccctctctctctcctctctctctctccc includes the following:
- the LOC120048889 gene encoding cysteinyl leukotriene receptor 1-like; translated protein: MDLDEFDNVTLRYNVTNCPSIDEFRNQVYSTVYSIITVFGLAGNGFALLVLVKTFRQRSAFHIYMLNLAVSDLLCVSTLPLRVLYYVNKGHWNLGDFLCRVSSYALYVNLYCSVFFMTAMSVTRFLAIVFPVQNLRLVSERRARLVCVCIWVFICTVSSPFLMTGQHLDPATNKTKCFEPPERKTGGGLNKLIMLNYLSLAVGFVLPFLVILLCYVGIIRALLSRQHTAQRQKGAGSKAIRMIVIVMLAFLLCFMPYHIQRSVHLSFLSQTATSCSELVYMQKSVVVTLCLAASNSCFDPLLYFFSGEGFRRRLSSFRSTIRKQPQRQGAQPPLRRGTKRERERVLPSTAETESTVTTGEGNKL